The Brassica napus cultivar Da-Ae chromosome C1, Da-Ae, whole genome shotgun sequence DNA segment CTAGATTGGCCCCTCGAACATAGAAGATTGTGCTCTCGTGAAGCAAGAATTGTTCTGAGACAATGTTACCACGCGTATTTATACTAAACCTATCTTGATAGGAAACCACTAATGGACTTGATTGTTTGTTTGGGCTTGGGCTCTTATAGGGTTATCCGATAGTTCGATTCGATTTGTGGAAACCTTCGGCCTTAGTTGTGAAAGAAAACAACGATCTTAAGCCACCACACCTTATAAGCGGTCGTGATAGTTCAGGTCATGACAGTCGAGACGCTTAATCACCATCCACAATTGGCTTTGTTCTTCTCAGCTGACAATACCAACAAGGAGCTGACGTTGAACATTTCAAGTCATGCATGGAGAcaacagcaaaaaaaatatagattattTGGTTGTGAAGTTATAATAATACTGGTATCAAAAATATCTTTCgttttttatatgaaattaaATAGCAGTAAAGGGGAAATGTATAAGATAAACTGGTGATTAATCAACATTGATTCACAATTCAACTGAAAATAGACACAACAGGAATAGGAACAGAGATTTAGAAACATTTTTCTCTCTCgttttttttaaccaatttTACTAATACATTTTAAGATACGGTTCGGCCATAACTTAGCGACGCGAGGTAGAGATTTTTCCCCCATTTTTCCTGAACaacaaaaggtaaaaaaaaaacacaatgcaTAAGAACTTagtagaaacaaaaacaaatctcaaAGATAAGTAAATCTTTACTCTACTCACCTTGACATGTGTGCTTGGGAACTGAGAGGTACGCAATGTCTCTTGTGTCTCATCGACCAGTCTACGCCGTGGGATGCTTAGAATTAGAGCAGCTTGATCGGTCGTTGCTGCTGTTGATGTAATTCTGAATCCACCATCCCAACGCCTGTGGACACCTTCACTCGGATACAGAAAATCCAGTTCAACCACCTGCAAAGAGATATATATTGGAGAGTTTATAAAACTGAAGGAAGAGGAAGGCATCTCATGAAGACAAAAGTCTAACCTGCTCACTGTAGCCAGAGTTGCGAGACATAACAACACCCCATCTGCTTCCAGCTGTTGCCATAGAGGTTACATGGAAGCCTTCTCTCCACTTCTTGTTTATCCACTTGAATGGGAATGAATCGCTTACTTTGTAAGACTGCTGTGTATACGCCGTGCCTTCAATAcccaattttaaaaacaaaacagagaatAAGCCATAGTTATTGGCTAACATCCACACATTCGGACACTAGTGTATATACCTTTTGACATGACAACTAAAGAGCTTCCATTGGCTGCACCAGCAATGGAACTTATGTAGTAATTCTTCTCCCACTGTTCCATTATCCATTCCTGAGACAGAACAGAGTTTACACTCACATAAGATCACCTCTCACAGAACACAAAAAAGAATAAGCAACATAGAAACACTGGAGTGGACCAACCTTATGCAAGAAGACAGGAGATAGTTCGTAGACTTGGTTTGTGAAGCCAGTTCCAGCATCCATTATCAATGCCCATAGATTTGAACATGATGATACACAGCTTATTAACAAACCATCTGCAATACCTCTCTCAATATGCTGTGCCAGCCTTATATCAGCCACATTATAATGATACCTATTTGCACAGTTTGATTGTTAGTCCAAAACTTTTCCACTGTAGCACACTGAAGTGGCCTAGAATCAAACTCCATTTAACCAATAAGTTACGAACTTTGACTTCTAATGAAAAactttgtatatataaataatttgttgtttagtttattattaaatatttcgaATGTATGAACAATAACTTATTCTAATGGTAtttgaattgataatatatctatttatatatattttgtaaaattattatgCAAACACCTAGTTTACCCAATAAGTTAAAATTACTTTGACTTCTCACTGGTGGCAGTGGACAGATCAAAAGACATTTACAGTTAACTGACGGTATAATTATTAATTACCTCTGCTTCATTGGTTGCCTGGCATTGTAGATCGATATCCATTGCGTTGCAGGAACTCCAAGACGGACTTTCTTCCTAgggacatcttcttcttcttccccagtGCTCAACCTACCTCGCTTCTGTCCAACTTGAAAAATGATCTATCACAAGAAACATATACAAAACGTCAAACAAGTACTCCAAGGTGACTATATAACAGCATGAAAACGTCACCTTTTGAGCACCCTCTGTGTTAATAGGCCTAATAGCTGGATTCTCCCCCAAGAGATCTTGAAACAGAGAGACTAGCTTCCCATAGTTAGGCTCCTCGTCAAACTTCATATTCACCACGATCTCAAGAAACTGCTTGAAAGGAGGAGGGCAGAAACAACAAAGCATATCCGGCGATGTTGCCATCTTCTTTTTGCAAACGAGGAATGACTTGTTATCTCCCTGAAAATTTGAGCAAGAGAAAAGGATTtagcagagagagagaaacatcattctagaaaacaaaaatatatagttcTGAAGGTACCTGATATCCTTGCCATGGCAATCTACCTCGGTGAAGGAAGATCAGTGTGTACGCCAATGATTCGAGATCATCTCTTCTGCTAGCAGTTCTCCCTAAGTGAGCATGTGCACTTGCGTATCTTACTGTCCCCCTACGGATATTGATTCAAGAGAAGAGTAAGATTGAATGTAAAGATTAGCAATTAGGTAACAGTTGGAAAAGTATTTACCTAAACATATCGGGACGTTGATCATATTCAACATGTTGTCCGCTACCACCTTCTCTCCACTTTGTTGCTGAAAAGTTAGATAAATAAAGGTGAGAAAGGTTAATAAACACCTAACAAAAATCACAGAGAGAGTAAAATTAACCGACCTAGTCCCAAATCAACAAGAAAGAGCTTTTTCTCTTGAGACGTTGAAGGCTGGCCGAGTAAGAAATTTTCTGGCTTAACATCTCCATGCACATAACTGAAACCGAAGCAAACCATGACTTGTTAGGGTAgttaacaaaagataaaacataataaattagaGGTCCAAAAGCTCAAAAAGATGTAAGAAGGAACCTTAGTCAACTTGGATAAATacaaaaacagaagaaaaaaattacaaacccTTTTGCATGCATCTTTTCAAGGATGGACAGTGATTCAACTGCAATGCAAGCTACCATTTCTGAGGACATTCTGTtaagagaaaggaaaaagaatcGTTAGG contains these protein-coding regions:
- the LOC106426516 gene encoding casein kinase 1-like protein HD16 → MPELRRGARRRGRVTEPPALNQQDKKQRRNKAVAVAVGVTERPRTRLAARKLKEEDKATKEVVVVVEEEEKIVMAIGNDSGGSNKAAAAQEEEGNTAPFPERVQVGGSPLYKVERKLGKGGFGQVFVGRRISGGNDRSAGASILEVALKFEHRSSKGCNYGPPHEWQVYNTLGGSHGVPRVHFKGRQGDYYIMVMDMLGPSLWDIWNTSGQAMSSEMVACIAVESLSILEKMHAKGYVHGDVKPENFLLGQPSTSQEKKLFLVDLGLATKWREGGSGQHVEYDQRPDMFRGTVRYASAHAHLGRTASRRDDLESLAYTLIFLHRGRLPWQGYQGDNKSFLVCKKKMATSPDMLCCFCPPPFKQFLEIVVNMKFDEEPNYGKLVSLFQDLLGENPAIRPINTEGAQKIIFQVGQKRGRLSTGEEEEDVPRKKVRLGVPATQWISIYNARQPMKQRYHYNVADIRLAQHIERGIADGLLISCVSSCSNLWALIMDAGTGFTNQVYELSPVFLHKEWIMEQWEKNYYISSIAGAANGSSLVVMSKGTAYTQQSYKVSDSFPFKWINKKWREGFHVTSMATAGSRWGVVMSRNSGYSEQVVELDFLYPSEGVHRRWDGGFRITSTAATTDQAALILSIPRRRLVDETQETLRTSQFPSTHVKEKWGKNLYLASLSYGRTVS